Proteins from a genomic interval of Chanodichthys erythropterus isolate Z2021 chromosome 6, ASM2448905v1, whole genome shotgun sequence:
- the kbtbd8 gene encoding kelch repeat and BTB domain-containing protein 8, with product MAASGDVGKLLQVQNGTPASTSYNGVDALHACNILQQLKALYDEAQLTDIVVEVDHGKTFSCHRNVLAAISPYFRSMFTSGLTESSQREVRIVGVESESMHLVLDYAYTSRVTLTESNVQALFTAASIFQIPALQDQCAQFMISRLDPQNCIGVFMFADAYGHQELRERSQDYIRKKFLCVMGEQEFLHLTKEQLVSILNSDDLNVEKEEHVYESIVHWLEYDGPRREADLPEVFDKCVRLPLLDEAFLSRIPPAFSLALSRDSSDKGRLNGTNGCPQRLGMTASEMVICFDAAHKHSGKKQTVPCLDIVAGKVYKLCKPPNDLREVGILVSSENDIFIAGGYRPSNSEVCIDHRAESDFWQYEHAGNRWLPRSPMLRARIGCRLVHCCGKLYALGGRVYEGDGRNALKSVECYDARDNCWTAVSPMPVAMEFHSTVEYKDRIYVLQGEYFFCFDPRKDYWGHLPSMNVPRTQGLAALHENCIYYIAGICRNHQRTFTVEVYDIEQNTWCRKRDLPFDQATSPYIKVLLLQGRLHLFVRATQVMVEEHVFRTSRKNSLYQYDDEADHWTKVYETPDRLWDLGRHFECVVAKLYPQCLQKVL from the exons ATGGCTGCCAGTGGAG ACGTAGGAAAGCTGTTACAAGTACAGAATGGGACTCCAGCAAGCACAAGTTACAACGGGGTAGATGCCCTACATGCCTGTAACATCCTCCAGCAGCTTAAAGCCTTGTACGACGAAGCTCAGTTGACTGACATTGTCGTGGAAGTGGACCATGGGAAGACATTCTCTTGTCACAGAAATGTCCTTGCTGCCATCAGCCCTTACTTCAG ATCCATGTTCACAAGTGGCCTTACAGAGAGCAGTCAGCGGGAGGTGCGGATTGTTGGCGTGGAGTCAGAGTCCATGCATTTGGTTCTGGACTATGCTTACACCTCACGGGTCACTCTCACAGAGTCTAATGTGCAGGCCCTGTTCACCGCCGCCAGCATCTTCCAGATCCCAGCCCTCCAAGACCAATGTGCCCAGTTTATGATCAGCCGTTTAGACCCTCAGAACTGCATTGGGGTCTTCATGTTCGCAGATGCCTATGGCCACCAGGAGTTGCGCGAACGCTCACAGGATTACATCCGCAAGAAGTTCCTGTGTGTGATGGGAGAGCAAGAATTTCTTCATCTGACCAAAGAACAGCTGGTCAGCATTCTCAACAGTGACGATTTGAACGTGGAAAAAGAGGAGCACGTGTACGAAAGCATTGTGCACTGGTTGGAGTACGACGGCCCACGTCGGGAGGCAGATTTACCTGAAGTTTTTGACAAATGCGTCCGCTTGCCCCTTTTGGACGAGGCCTTTCTGAGCCGTATACCCCCAGCCTTTTCCTTGGCCTTGTCTAGGGATTCCTCGGATAAGGGTCGGCTCAACGGCACCAACGGCTGCCCACAGCGGCTGGGTATGACTGCATCCGAGATGGTCATCTGCTTCGATGCGGCTCACAAGCACTCAGGGAAGAAGCAGACTGTGCCTTGCCTGGACATTGTTGCCGGGAAGGTGTACAAGCTGTGCAAGCCACCCAATGACCTCAGAGAGGTCGGCATTTTGGTCTCATCAGAGAACGACATCTTCATCGCTGGAGGCTATCGGCCGAGCAATAGCGAGGTGTGCATCGACCACCGCGCAGAGAGCGACTTCTGGCAGTACGAACATGCTGGCAACAGGTGGCTCCCACGATCGCCCATGCTTCGGGCACGCATCGGCTGCAGGCTAGTGCACTGCTGTGGGAAACTCTACGCTTTGGGTGGTCGAGTGTATGAAGGGGACGGACGAAATGCTTTGAAATCCGTGGAGTGCTATGATGCCAGAGACAACTGCTGGACAGCGGTCAGTCCCATGCCGGTGGCCATGGAGTTCCACAGCACAGTAGAATATAAGGACCGCATCTATGTGCTGCAAG GAGAGTACTTCTTCTGTTTTGACCCACGCAAAGACTACTGGGGGCATTTACCGTCCATGAACGTTCCCCGTACTCAAGGCTTGGCTGCCCTGCATGAAAACTGTATCTACTACATAGCAGGCATCTGCAGGAACCACCAGCGCACATTCACTGTTGAGGTGTACGATATCGAGCAGAACACCTGGTGCCGTAAAAGAGACCTACCCTTCGACCAGGCGACCAGCCCCTACATCAAAGTGCTTCTGCTTCAGGGCCGATTGCATCTGTTCGTTCGAGCCACTCAAGTCATGGTAGAAGAACACGTGTTCCGTACCAGCCGCAAGAACTCTCTCTACCAGTACGATGATGAAGCCGACCATTGGACAAAGGTCTATGAGACGCCGGACCGCCTCTGGGACCTCGGCCGACATTTTGAGTGTGTGGTGGCCAAACTATACCCTCAGTGTCTTCAGAAAGTGCTGTGA